The Tubulanus polymorphus chromosome 1, tnTubPoly1.2, whole genome shotgun sequence genome contains a region encoding:
- the LOC141904816 gene encoding uncharacterized protein LOC141904816: MGLLRLARHLSLARQRGGSYWDQLRANLSAITPNLEQMYASGRGVQELWDFFKRNLKASVDRHNASKTCRGIKFLPWKDCRREIRKAEWDHINNTIQTSLDNKDTKPFWRYIKSRRRGNVGVSPLKEVGKLHCDGKSITGDNYPNIRGIIVDETGVKKLLTNINPSKACGPDGIPNMVLMCADNLSPMFTRIFQRSLDTGLLPSDWRRANISSIYKKGDKHLAENYRPVSLTSVCLHMNYLPDVVRSQVRLFAEDCLLYRTIKTFQDHITLQQDLENLEHWALRWGMKFNARRCYIIRGREKSQYLYFLDNVALKQVQSSPYLGLLLSEDLMWGKHIDSIVKKASSTLGFLRRNLRHCTENSRRTAYLALVRPILEYGASVWDPHVRSDIDHLERIQKQAARFITQDYKSREPGCITKMLNRLCIPTLRNAVRRSA, from the exons ATGGGGCTACTAAGACTTGCGCGCCACCTATCCCTCGCTCGCCAGCGCGGTGGTTCCTATTGGGACCAGCTCCGAGCGAATCTAAGCGCTATTACTCCAAATCTCGAACAAATGTATGCGAGCGGCCGAGGAGTTCAAGAACTCTGGGACTTTTTCAAAAGGAATCTTAAAGCGAGCGTTGACCGGCATAATGCGTCTAAAACCTGTCGAGGTATAAAATTCCTACCGTGG AAAGACTGCAGACGGGAGATACGTAAAGCAGAATGGGATCATATCAATAATACGATCCAAACCAGTCTGGACAATAAAGACACTAAGCCATTCTGGAGGTATATTAAGTCTAGACGCAGAGGCAACGTAGGCGTATCACCACTAAAAGAAGTTGGCAAACTGCATTGTGATGGAAAAA GTATAACTGGGGATAATTACCCAAATATCCGCGGTATCATAGTTGACGAAACTGGAGTGAAGAAACTGCTCACCAACATTAATCCATCCAAAGCATGCGGTCCGGATGGTATTCCGAACATGGTATTAATGTGTGCCGATAACCTCTCACCCATGTTTACACGAATATTCCAGCGATCATTGGACACTGGGCTCCTGCCATCTGACTGGCGTCGCGCCAACATCTCTAGTATTTACAAGAAGGGCGATAAACACCTTGCCGAAAATTACCGTCCGGTATCTCTCACGTCGGTGTGCT TGCACATGAACTATCTCCCTGACGTTGTTAGGTCGCAAGTGCGGCTGTTCGCAGAAGACTGTCTGCTCTATCGAACTATAAAAACTTTCCAGGATCATATAACCCTCCAACAGGATTTAGAGAATTTAGAACATTGGGCCCTCCGATGGGGCATGAAATTTAACGCACGCAGGTGTTATATCATCCGCGGCCGTGAAAAGTCGCAGTACCTCTATTTCTTAGATAATGTGGCTCTCAAACAGGTTCAGTCGAGCCCATATCTTGGCCTCCTGTTATCAGAAGACCTGATGTGGGGCAAGCACATAGACAGTATCGTCAAGAAAGCAAGCTCTACACTCGGTTTCCTAAGAAGGAACTTACGCCACTGTACCGAAAACAGTAGGCGCACTGCCTACCTAGCGCTGGTTCGTCCAATACTCGAGTACGGAGCGTCGGTTTGGGACCCGCACGTCAGGTCGGACATCGACCATCTCGAACGCATTCAAAAACAGGCAGCGCGCTTCATTACACAGGACTATAAGTCGCGTGAACCGGGCTGCATCACCAAGATGCTCAACAGACTCTGTATACCAACCCTGAGGAACGCCGTAAGAAGATCCGCTTGA